Proteins encoded together in one Thalassotalea crassostreae window:
- the fusA gene encoding elongation factor G, with product MARTTPIELYRNIGICAHVDAGKTTTTERVLFYTGLSHRIGEVHDGAATMDWMEQEQERGITITSAATTCFWKGMEGQFKDHRINIIDTPGHVDFTIEVERSLRVLDGAVLVLCGSSGVQPQTETVWRQMEKYEVPRLVFVNKMDRTGANFLSVVEQMKDRLGANPVPIQLAIGSEEDFTGVVDLIKMKAINWNEADHGMTFNYEDIPSDMQDLAEEWREHLVESAAEASEELMDKYLEEGDLSEEEIKAGLRTRTLSNEVILVTCGSAFKNKGVQAVLDAVVEYLPSPTEVKAITGINNDKHETEGSREADDNAPFAALAFKIATDPFVGTLTFIRVYSGLVNSGDAVYNAVKAKKERIGRIVQMHANDRAEIKEVRAGDIAALIGMKDVTTGDTLCDPKHVITLERMEFPEPVISIAVEPRTKADQDKMGVALGKLAAEDPSFRVETDDETGQTIISGMGELHLDIIVDRMKREFKVDCNVGKPQVSYRETIRKSVEVEGKFVRQSGGRGQYGHVWLKLEPLAEGEGFQFESEIVGGAVPKEYWGAVEKGCEEQMQNGVLAGFPLLDIKATLYDGSFHDVDSNEMAFKVAASMGFRDGVLNANPVLLEPMMKVEVTTPEENMGDVVGDLNRRRGMIEGMDEGPAGSKIVTALVPLSEMFGYATDLRSATQGRASYSMEFKQYSDAPKNVTEAICEGIF from the coding sequence GTGGCTCGTACAACTCCTATTGAGCTATACCGTAATATTGGTATATGTGCTCATGTAGATGCTGGTAAAACGACAACAACAGAACGTGTGCTATTCTATACTGGTCTTTCTCATAGGATTGGTGAAGTACATGACGGTGCTGCAACCATGGATTGGATGGAACAAGAACAGGAGCGTGGTATCACTATCACTTCTGCTGCAACTACTTGTTTCTGGAAAGGTATGGAAGGTCAGTTCAAAGATCACCGTATCAATATCATCGACACGCCTGGTCACGTAGACTTTACAATCGAAGTTGAACGATCGTTACGAGTACTCGATGGTGCCGTATTAGTACTTTGTGGTTCATCTGGTGTTCAGCCTCAAACTGAAACCGTTTGGCGTCAAATGGAAAAATACGAAGTTCCTCGCTTAGTGTTTGTCAATAAAATGGACCGAACCGGTGCCAATTTCCTAAGTGTTGTTGAACAAATGAAGGATCGCCTAGGCGCGAATCCTGTGCCAATTCAGTTAGCAATTGGTAGTGAAGAAGATTTTACCGGTGTTGTTGATCTTATTAAGATGAAGGCAATCAACTGGAATGAAGCCGATCACGGAATGACGTTTAATTACGAAGACATTCCAAGTGATATGCAAGATTTAGCAGAAGAGTGGCGTGAGCACTTAGTTGAATCTGCAGCGGAAGCTTCTGAAGAATTAATGGATAAGTACCTTGAAGAAGGCGATTTATCTGAAGAAGAAATAAAAGCTGGCTTGCGCACCCGAACGCTAAGTAACGAGGTTATACTTGTTACCTGTGGTTCTGCATTTAAGAACAAAGGTGTACAAGCAGTATTAGACGCTGTTGTCGAATATTTACCGTCGCCTACTGAAGTAAAGGCGATAACCGGTATAAACAACGATAAGCACGAAACGGAAGGTTCTCGTGAAGCAGATGACAACGCACCATTTGCTGCTCTAGCGTTTAAAATTGCGACTGACCCGTTTGTAGGGACTTTAACTTTTATCCGTGTTTATTCCGGTTTAGTTAATTCTGGCGATGCGGTATACAACGCAGTTAAAGCGAAAAAAGAAAGAATTGGCCGCATTGTTCAGATGCATGCTAATGACCGTGCCGAAATAAAAGAAGTACGCGCAGGCGATATCGCTGCGTTGATCGGTATGAAAGATGTAACAACAGGTGATACTTTGTGTGATCCAAAGCATGTGATCACATTAGAACGAATGGAATTTCCAGAACCGGTAATTTCTATCGCGGTAGAACCTAGAACTAAAGCTGACCAAGATAAAATGGGTGTTGCTTTAGGTAAACTTGCAGCGGAAGATCCATCGTTTCGCGTTGAAACGGATGATGAAACTGGTCAAACGATAATTTCTGGTATGGGTGAGCTACACTTAGATATCATTGTTGATCGTATGAAACGTGAGTTTAAAGTCGACTGTAATGTTGGTAAACCACAAGTGTCTTACCGTGAGACTATTCGCAAATCTGTGGAAGTCGAAGGTAAGTTTGTTCGCCAATCAGGTGGGCGTGGTCAATATGGACATGTATGGCTTAAATTGGAACCTCTTGCTGAAGGTGAAGGATTCCAATTTGAAAGTGAAATCGTCGGCGGTGCCGTACCAAAAGAGTACTGGGGCGCTGTAGAGAAAGGTTGTGAAGAGCAAATGCAAAACGGCGTTTTAGCTGGTTTTCCATTGTTAGATATTAAAGCGACTTTATATGACGGTTCATTCCATGATGTTGACTCAAATGAAATGGCTTTTAAGGTAGCTGCTTCAATGGGCTTTAGAGATGGTGTGCTTAATGCTAATCCAGTATTACTAGAGCCAATGATGAAAGTTGAAGTAACTACACCGGAAGAAAATATGGGTGACGTTGTTGGTGATTTAAACCGACGTCGCGGCATGATTGAGGGTATGGATGAAGGTCCTGCAGGTTCAAAGATAGTGACAGCTTTAGTGCCATTATCTGAAATGTTTGGTTACGCTACGGATTTACGTAGTGCAACCCAAGGCCGTGCATCATACTCAATGGAGTTTAAGCAGTATAGTGACGCTCCTAAAAATGTAACAGAAGCAATATGTGAAGGTATTTTTTAA